A genome region from Pseudomonas sp. N3-W includes the following:
- a CDS encoding AsmA family protein, whose protein sequence is MKAFGKILGLVLLGLLLIIVAAGFALTHFFDPNDYKDEIRQIARDKAHLELTLNGDIGWSLFPWLGLELHDASIATLIKPNEPYADLQMLGLSVRVLPLLRREVQMSDVRVEGLNLRLNRDKAGHGNWEDIGKLPPSPGAPGTATAPAAGEPTPPAAVEVEKPPQPIRLDIDSLTVNNARVEYNDEQTGKNFSAESIQLSTGAVHDSTNIPLKLTAFLSANQPALRVRTELNGELRIARALQRYQFEDMKLSGEVTGDPLQGKTMTFSAQGQILLDKAANVAEWTGIKISANQLRALGELKVNDLDKTPQISGGLSIAQFDLAKFVDSIGQTLPVMAEGSLSKVELVSRLAGTPTSLALDNINLKVDDSSFSGRIAVDDFAKQSLRATLKADTFNVDRYLAPKSADANSAAQARQAEVASTEADAMAGAGSTPLPNAPTKGAWSTERLIPVERLSKLDVNADLTFGQLTLNKLPIQNAVLKASGQGGLLTLEDLRGDLYGGNFAAKGTLDVRQTSPVLNMQTRINKVPVEKILESQGKNPPIKGQITLNSTLTANGNSQKALIDSLNGNTAFAINNGVLLNANIEQQLCKGIATLNRKTLSGEPRGKDTPFQELNGNLTFHNGVASNPDLKVRIPGMTVNGNGDVDLRVLGMDYRVGIIVEGDTSAMPDPACQVGDKFVGIEWPLRCRGPLELGAKACRLDNERMGQVAAKFATDKLSEKIDEKLGNKVSPELKNALKGLFKR, encoded by the coding sequence ATGAAAGCGTTCGGCAAAATCCTGGGTCTGGTACTTCTCGGGCTGTTGCTGATCATTGTGGCGGCGGGCTTCGCCCTGACCCACTTCTTCGATCCCAACGACTACAAAGACGAGATTCGCCAGATAGCCCGCGACAAGGCCCACCTCGAGCTGACGCTCAATGGCGACATCGGCTGGAGCCTGTTCCCGTGGCTGGGCCTGGAGCTGCACGACGCCAGCATCGCGACCCTGATCAAGCCCAACGAGCCGTACGCCGACCTGCAAATGCTCGGTTTGTCCGTGCGCGTGCTGCCGCTGCTGCGCCGTGAAGTGCAGATGAGCGATGTACGCGTCGAAGGTCTGAACCTGCGCCTGAATCGCGACAAGGCTGGCCACGGCAACTGGGAAGACATCGGCAAGCTGCCGCCATCACCGGGCGCACCAGGCACTGCTACCGCGCCGGCCGCCGGCGAACCGACACCACCTGCCGCCGTTGAGGTGGAAAAGCCGCCTCAGCCGATCCGCCTGGACATTGACAGCCTGACCGTCAACAACGCGCGAGTGGAATACAACGACGAGCAGACGGGCAAAAACTTCAGCGCCGAAAGCATTCAACTGAGCACAGGCGCTGTTCATGACTCGACCAATATCCCGCTCAAACTCACCGCCTTCCTGTCCGCCAACCAGCCAGCACTGCGGGTACGTACCGAACTTAACGGTGAGCTGCGTATCGCACGGGCACTGCAGCGTTATCAGTTCGAGGACATGAAACTCTCGGGCGAAGTGACCGGTGATCCGCTGCAAGGCAAGACCATGACCTTCTCCGCACAAGGGCAGATCTTGCTGGATAAAGCCGCCAACGTCGCCGAATGGACCGGCATCAAGATTTCCGCTAACCAACTGCGTGCACTGGGAGAACTGAAGGTCAACGACCTCGACAAGACCCCGCAGATCAGCGGTGGCTTGTCGATTGCCCAGTTCGACCTGGCGAAATTCGTCGACAGCATCGGCCAGACGCTGCCGGTCATGGCCGAAGGCAGCCTGAGCAAAGTCGAGCTGGTCAGCCGCCTGGCTGGCACGCCAACCAGTCTGGCACTCGACAACATCAACCTGAAGGTCGACGACAGCAGTTTCAGCGGCCGCATCGCCGTCGATGACTTCGCCAAGCAGTCTCTGCGCGCCACACTCAAGGCCGACACTTTCAACGTCGACCGCTACCTGGCACCGAAATCCGCCGACGCCAACAGCGCGGCACAGGCCCGTCAGGCCGAAGTCGCCAGCACCGAAGCCGATGCCATGGCCGGCGCCGGCAGCACGCCGCTGCCAAACGCCCCGACCAAAGGCGCCTGGAGCACTGAGCGGCTGATACCGGTCGAGCGCCTGAGCAAACTCGACGTCAACGCCGACCTGACCTTTGGCCAACTGACGCTGAACAAACTGCCGATCCAGAACGCCGTACTCAAGGCGTCCGGACAGGGTGGCCTGCTGACCCTGGAAGACCTGCGGGGCGATCTCTATGGCGGCAACTTTGCCGCCAAGGGCACCCTCGACGTACGCCAGACGTCGCCAGTGCTGAACATGCAGACCCGGATCAACAAAGTGCCGGTGGAGAAAATCCTTGAAAGCCAGGGTAAAAATCCGCCGATCAAAGGCCAGATCACCCTCAACAGCACCCTGACCGCCAACGGCAACAGTCAAAAGGCGCTGATCGACAGCCTCAACGGCAATACCGCTTTCGCCATCAATAACGGCGTGCTGCTTAACGCCAATATCGAGCAGCAACTGTGCAAAGGCATTGCGACGCTGAATCGCAAGACCCTCAGCGGCGAACCTCGCGGCAAGGACACACCGTTCCAGGAGCTCAACGGCAACCTGACCTTCCATAACGGCGTGGCCAGCAACCCGGACCTGAAAGTGCGCATCCCCGGCATGACCGTCAACGGCAATGGCGATGTCGATCTGCGGGTGCTGGGCATGGATTACCGCGTCGGCATCATCGTCGAAGGCGACACCAGCGCCATGCCGGACCCGGCCTGTCAGGTCGGCGACAAGTTCGTCGGTATCGAGTGGCCGCTGCGTTGCCGCGGCCCGCTGGAACTGGGGGCCAAGGCCTGCCGCCTGGATAACGAGCGCATGGGTCAGGTCGCGGCCAAATTTGCCACTGACAAGCTCAGCGAAAAAATCGACGAGAAGCTGGGCAACAAAGTCAGCCCGGAACTGAAGAATGCGTTGAAGGGGCTGTTCAAGCGATGA
- a CDS encoding PanM family protein, whose translation MPIIVEPLNEATYQDQQDLQKIYRDAPHWLLAPFNGELALIEGCLKDGSLIAGRFNDRLLGAARLTRQQDLWHLSQICVRKITRRRGVAERLVNEAQKMASQAGATLHLLAPAGHLEAQALAAKLNVPLDVQPT comes from the coding sequence ATGCCGATCATTGTCGAGCCGCTGAACGAAGCCACTTACCAGGATCAGCAAGACCTGCAAAAAATCTATCGCGATGCCCCGCACTGGCTGCTTGCACCGTTCAACGGGGAGCTGGCGCTGATCGAAGGCTGCCTGAAGGATGGCTCGCTGATCGCCGGCCGCTTCAATGATCGGCTGCTGGGCGCGGCGCGCCTGACACGCCAGCAGGACCTCTGGCATCTGTCGCAAATTTGCGTACGAAAAATCACCCGCCGCCGTGGCGTGGCCGAGCGCTTGGTGAACGAAGCGCAAAAAATGGCGTCGCAAGCGGGCGCGACGTTACATTTGCTGGCACCTGCCGGGCACCTGGAAGCTCAGGCGCTGGCGGCCAAACTGAACGTGCCGCTGGACGTGCAACCGACATGA
- a CDS encoding OFA family MFS transporter, with protein MSTSITADGLKADQPAFLSKERIIAKPGFNRWLVPPAALAIHLCIGMAYGFSVFWLPLSKALGVTAAVACAPDMSFIAQVFSSQCDWPISMLGWIYTLFFIFLGCSAAIWGGWLEHAGPRKAGVVSALCWCGGLLISALGIYTHQIWLMWIGSGVVGGIGLGLGYISPVSTLIKWFPDKRGMATGMAIMGFGGGAMVGAPLAAALMGHFASPTSVGVWQSFLVMAAIYFVFMIGGALSYRVPPTGWKPEGWTAPAKKAANAMITHRHVHVNVAWKTPQFRLVWLVLCLNVSAGIGILGMASPLLQEVFGGKLIGVDLPFGQLDAGQLASIAAIAAGFTGLLSLFNIGGRFFWASFSDYLGRKNTYFVFFALGFALYALIPNLGHLGNVALFVAAFCIILSMYGGGFATVPAYLADLFGTQMVGAIHGRLLTAWAAAGVLGPVLVNYLREYQLSIGVERAAAYDITLYILAGLLVLGFLCNLMVRPVADKYFMTDAQLAAEQALGHDKGADSSTVLEWKAAPGSKPLAIAAWLVVGIPLAWGVWVTLQKTAVLFH; from the coding sequence ATGAGCACGAGCATTACGGCGGACGGCCTCAAAGCCGACCAGCCCGCGTTCCTCTCCAAGGAGCGCATCATCGCCAAGCCCGGTTTCAACCGTTGGCTGGTCCCACCGGCCGCTCTGGCCATCCACCTTTGCATCGGCATGGCTTACGGCTTCTCGGTGTTCTGGTTGCCTTTGTCAAAGGCCCTGGGCGTAACCGCCGCGGTGGCCTGCGCACCGGACATGAGTTTCATTGCACAAGTCTTTTCGTCCCAGTGTGACTGGCCGATCTCGATGCTCGGCTGGATCTACACCCTGTTCTTCATCTTCCTGGGCTGCTCGGCAGCGATCTGGGGCGGCTGGCTGGAACACGCCGGGCCGCGCAAGGCTGGCGTTGTGTCGGCATTGTGCTGGTGCGGTGGTCTGCTGATTTCGGCGTTGGGGATTTATACCCACCAGATCTGGTTGATGTGGATCGGCTCCGGGGTCGTTGGCGGCATCGGCCTGGGCCTGGGTTACATCTCGCCGGTCTCGACCCTGATCAAGTGGTTCCCGGACAAGCGCGGCATGGCTACCGGCATGGCGATCATGGGCTTCGGTGGTGGTGCGATGGTCGGTGCTCCGCTGGCGGCGGCGCTGATGGGCCACTTCGCTTCACCAACCAGCGTCGGCGTGTGGCAGAGCTTTTTGGTGATGGCCGCGATCTACTTCGTGTTCATGATCGGCGGCGCACTGTCGTACCGCGTTCCGCCTACCGGCTGGAAGCCTGAAGGCTGGACGGCTCCGGCGAAGAAAGCCGCGAACGCGATGATCACGCATCGTCACGTCCACGTGAATGTGGCGTGGAAAACCCCGCAATTCCGTCTGGTGTGGCTGGTGCTGTGCCTGAACGTGTCCGCCGGTATCGGCATCCTCGGCATGGCTTCGCCGCTGTTGCAGGAGGTGTTTGGCGGTAAATTGATCGGTGTTGACCTGCCATTTGGTCAGTTGGACGCCGGGCAACTGGCCTCGATCGCGGCAATCGCTGCCGGTTTCACCGGTTTGCTGAGCCTGTTCAACATCGGTGGCCGGTTCTTCTGGGCTTCGTTCTCGGATTATCTGGGCCGCAAAAACACCTATTTCGTGTTTTTCGCCCTGGGTTTTGCCCTGTACGCATTGATCCCGAACCTCGGCCATTTGGGCAACGTTGCGCTGTTCGTGGCGGCGTTCTGCATCATTCTGTCGATGTATGGCGGTGGTTTTGCCACGGTTCCGGCTTACCTGGCCGACCTGTTCGGTACGCAAATGGTCGGCGCGATCCACGGTCGTCTGCTGACGGCGTGGGCGGCGGCTGGCGTGCTGGGTCCGGTGTTGGTGAACTACCTGCGTGAATATCAGCTGAGCATCGGCGTGGAACGCGCTGCCGCTTACGACATCACGCTGTACATCCTCGCAGGCCTGCTGGTACTGGGCTTCCTGTGCAACCTGATGGTTCGCCCGGTGGCCGACAAGTACTTCATGACCGACGCCCAACTGGCTGCCGAACAGGCGCTGGGCCACGACAAGGGCGCTGACAGCAGCACCGTGCTGGAGTGGAAAGCGGCGCCGGGCAGCAAGCCGCTGGCGATTGCGGCGTGGCTGGTGGTGGGTATTCCGTTGGCGTGGGGTGTCTGGGTGACCTTGCAGAAGACGGCGGTACTGTTTCACTAA
- the hisB gene encoding imidazoleglycerol-phosphate dehydratase HisB: MAERKASVERDTLETQIKASINLDGTGKARFDIGVPFLEHMLDQIARHGLIDLDIVSKGDLHIDDHHTVEDVGITLGQAFSKAIGDKKGIRRYGHAYVPLDEALSRVVIDFSGRPGLQMHVPYTRATVGGFDVDLFQEFFQGFVNHANVSLHIDNLRGTNTHHQIETVFKAFGRALRMAVELDERMAGQMPSTKGVL, encoded by the coding sequence ATGGCCGAACGTAAGGCGTCTGTCGAGCGCGACACTCTGGAAACCCAGATCAAAGCCTCGATCAACCTCGATGGCACCGGAAAGGCCCGATTTGATATCGGTGTTCCTTTTCTTGAGCACATGCTGGACCAGATCGCCCGTCACGGGTTGATCGACCTGGATATTGTCAGCAAGGGCGACCTGCATATCGACGACCACCACACCGTGGAAGACGTCGGTATCACCCTGGGACAAGCCTTCAGCAAAGCCATTGGCGACAAGAAAGGCATCCGTCGCTACGGCCACGCCTACGTGCCGCTCGATGAAGCGCTGTCGCGCGTGGTGATCGACTTTTCCGGTCGTCCAGGCCTGCAAATGCATGTTCCTTATACCCGCGCCACCGTCGGCGGTTTTGACGTTGACCTGTTCCAGGAATTTTTCCAGGGCTTCGTCAACCATGCCAACGTCAGCCTGCACATCGACAACCTGCGTGGCACCAACACCCACCACCAGATCGAGACCGTGTTCAAGGCTTTCGGCCGTGCCCTGCGCATGGCGGTAGAGCTGGATGAGCGCATGGCCGGGCAAATGCCATCGACCAAGGGCGTTCTGTAA
- the hisH gene encoding imidazole glycerol phosphate synthase subunit HisH: MQTVAVIDYGMGNLHSVAKALEHVGAGKVLITSDAEVIREADRVVFPGVGAIRDCMAEIRRLGFDSLVREVSQDRPFLGICVGMQALLDSSEENDGVDCIGLFPGAVKFFGKDLHEDGEHLKVPHMGWNEVKQTVSHPLWHNIPDLARFYFVHSYYIAAANARQVVGGGHYGVDFAAALADGSRFAVQFHPEKSHTHGLQLLQNFAAWDGRW, from the coding sequence ATGCAGACGGTCGCGGTTATCGATTACGGCATGGGCAACCTGCACTCGGTGGCCAAGGCCCTCGAGCACGTCGGTGCTGGCAAGGTGCTGATCACCAGCGATGCCGAGGTGATTCGCGAAGCCGACCGGGTGGTTTTCCCCGGCGTCGGTGCGATTCGAGACTGCATGGCGGAAATCCGTCGCCTGGGCTTCGACTCGCTGGTGCGTGAAGTCAGCCAGGACCGTCCGTTCCTCGGCATCTGCGTCGGCATGCAAGCCCTGCTCGACAGCAGCGAAGAGAACGATGGCGTGGACTGCATCGGCCTGTTCCCGGGCGCGGTGAAATTCTTCGGCAAAGACCTGCACGAAGACGGCGAACACCTGAAAGTCCCGCACATGGGCTGGAACGAAGTGAAGCAGACGGTAAGTCACCCGCTGTGGCACAACATTCCGGACCTGGCGCGGTTCTACTTCGTGCACAGCTACTACATCGCCGCCGCCAATGCGCGGCAGGTGGTGGGTGGCGGTCACTACGGTGTCGATTTCGCCGCGGCGCTGGCCGATGGCTCGCGTTTCGCCGTGCAGTTTCACCCGGAGAAGAGCCATACCCATGGCCTGCAATTGCTGCAGAACTTCGCCGCGTGGGATGGTCGCTGGTAA
- a CDS encoding DUF2164 domain-containing protein, whose amino-acid sequence MAAKKSKPPILTLTPEQENEANHKIKRFMEDRFELDLGSFEAAEILELFTREIAPHYYNRAIFDVQTHLKERFESIESDLWALEKN is encoded by the coding sequence ATGGCCGCCAAGAAATCCAAGCCGCCGATCCTGACCCTCACTCCCGAGCAGGAGAACGAGGCCAATCACAAGATCAAACGGTTCATGGAAGATCGTTTTGAATTGGACCTGGGTTCGTTCGAAGCGGCGGAAATTCTTGAGCTGTTTACCCGCGAAATTGCGCCGCACTATTACAACAGGGCGATTTTCGATGTGCAGACGCACCTTAAAGAAAGGTTCGAAAGCATCGAAAGCGACCTGTGGGCGCTCGAGAAAAACTGA
- the hisA gene encoding 1-(5-phosphoribosyl)-5-[(5-phosphoribosylamino)methylideneamino]imidazole-4-carboxamide isomerase, with protein MLIIPAIDLKDGACVRLRQGRMEDSTVFSDDPVSMAAKWVEGGCRRLHLVDLNGAFEGQPVNGEVVTAIARRYPNLPIQIGGGIRSLETIEHYVKAGVSYVIIGTKAVKDPAFVAEACRAFPGKVIVGLDAKDGFVATDGWAEISTIQVIDLARQFEADGVSAIVYTDIAKDGMMQGCNVSYTAALAAATRIPVIASGGIHNLGDIKSLLDAKAPGIIGAITGRAIYEGTLDVAEAQAFCDSYTG; from the coding sequence ATGCTGATTATTCCCGCTATCGATCTCAAGGACGGTGCCTGTGTTCGTCTGCGCCAGGGCCGCATGGAAGATTCCACGGTGTTCTCCGATGACCCGGTGAGCATGGCTGCCAAGTGGGTGGAGGGCGGTTGCCGTCGTCTGCATCTGGTCGATCTGAACGGCGCGTTCGAAGGCCAGCCGGTCAACGGCGAAGTGGTGACCGCGATTGCCAGGCGCTACCCGAACCTGCCGATCCAGATCGGTGGCGGCATCCGTTCCCTGGAAACCATCGAGCACTACGTGAAAGCGGGCGTGAGCTACGTGATCATCGGCACCAAAGCCGTGAAAGACCCGGCCTTCGTTGCCGAAGCCTGCCGCGCGTTCCCGGGCAAAGTGATTGTGGGGCTGGATGCCAAGGACGGTTTTGTCGCCACCGATGGCTGGGCTGAAATCAGCACCATTCAGGTGATCGACCTGGCCAGGCAGTTCGAAGCCGATGGCGTGTCCGCGATCGTTTATACCGACATCGCCAAAGACGGCATGATGCAGGGCTGCAACGTTTCGTACACCGCCGCTCTGGCCGCCGCCACGCGCATTCCGGTGATCGCTTCGGGCGGTATTCACAACCTCGGTGACATCAAGTCGCTGCTCGACGCCAAGGCGCCAGGCATCATCGGCGCCATCACCGGCCGGGCGATCTACGAAGGCACTCTCGACGTCGCTGAAGCGCAAGCTTTCTGCGATTCGTACACAGGCTGA
- the hisF gene encoding imidazole glycerol phosphate synthase subunit HisF, whose product MALAKRIIPCLDVDNGRVVKGVKFENIRDAGDPVEIARRYDEQGADEITFLDITASVDGRDTTLHTVERMASQVFIPLTVGGGVRTVQDIRNLLNAGADKVSINTAAVFNPEFVGEAAQHFGSQCIVVAIDAKKVSGPGETPRWEIFTHGGRKPTGLDAVEWAKKMEGLGAGEILLTSMDQDGMKNGFDLGVTRAISDALGIPVIASGGVGNLQHLTDGILEGHASAVLAASIFHFGEYTVQEAKAYMAHRGIVMR is encoded by the coding sequence ATGGCGCTGGCCAAACGCATCATCCCTTGCCTGGACGTGGATAACGGCCGGGTCGTCAAAGGTGTGAAGTTCGAGAACATTCGCGATGCCGGCGACCCGGTGGAAATTGCCCGTCGCTATGACGAGCAGGGCGCCGACGAGATTACCTTTCTCGATATCACCGCCAGCGTCGACGGTCGCGACACCACGTTGCATACCGTCGAGCGCATGGCCAGCCAGGTGTTCATTCCGCTGACCGTGGGCGGCGGCGTGCGCACCGTGCAGGACATTCGCAATCTGTTGAACGCCGGTGCGGACAAGGTCTCGATCAACACCGCCGCCGTGTTCAACCCTGAATTCGTTGGCGAAGCGGCGCAGCATTTCGGGTCGCAGTGCATCGTGGTCGCCATCGATGCCAAGAAAGTCTCCGGCCCTGGTGAAACCCCGCGTTGGGAAATCTTCACCCATGGCGGCCGCAAGCCGACCGGCCTCGACGCTGTCGAGTGGGCGAAGAAGATGGAAGGTCTGGGCGCCGGTGAAATCCTGCTGACCAGCATGGACCAGGACGGCATGAAGAACGGCTTTGACCTGGGCGTCACCCGCGCCATCAGCGATGCGTTGGGCATCCCGGTGATCGCCTCGGGCGGCGTCGGCAACCTGCAACATCTGACTGATGGCATCCTCGAAGGCCACGCCAGTGCAGTGCTGGCGGCGAGTATTTTCCACTTCGGCGAATACACCGTGCAGGAAGCCAAGGCCTACATGGCCCATCGTGGAATCGTGATGCGCTAA
- a CDS encoding ABC transporter substrate-binding protein: MLKRLLLVLASASVLLINAARAEEKPDTDLVLLTENFPPYNMAKNGKNFAQDENINGIAVDIVREMFKRANVTYSLTLRFPWERIYKLALEKPGYGVFVMARLPDREKLFKWVGPIGPDDWIMLAKADSKITLETLDQARKYKIGAYKGDAIAETLAKQGLKPIVVLRDQDNAKKLVNGQIDLWATGDPAGRYLARQDGVTGLKTVLRFNSAELYLALNKDVPDELVAKLQAALDQLRKEGVVDDIMAKYL; encoded by the coding sequence ATGCTCAAACGTCTTCTTCTTGTCCTCGCCAGCGCCTCGGTGTTGCTTATCAATGCAGCCCGCGCCGAAGAAAAGCCCGACACCGACCTGGTGTTGCTGACGGAAAATTTCCCGCCGTACAACATGGCGAAAAACGGCAAGAACTTCGCTCAGGACGAGAACATCAATGGCATCGCCGTGGACATCGTCCGCGAGATGTTCAAGCGCGCCAACGTCACTTACAGCCTGACTTTGCGTTTCCCCTGGGAGCGTATCTACAAACTCGCCCTGGAAAAACCCGGTTACGGCGTGTTTGTGATGGCGCGGTTGCCGGATCGCGAAAAGCTCTTCAAGTGGGTTGGCCCTATTGGTCCTGACGACTGGATCATGCTGGCCAAGGCTGACAGCAAGATTACCCTGGAGACGCTGGATCAGGCGCGCAAATACAAGATCGGCGCCTACAAGGGCGATGCAATTGCCGAGACCCTGGCCAAGCAAGGGTTGAAGCCGATAGTGGTGCTGCGCGATCAGGACAATGCGAAGAAGCTGGTCAACGGCCAGATCGACCTGTGGGCCACTGGCGATCCGGCCGGGCGTTATCTGGCTCGTCAGGATGGCGTGACCGGGCTCAAGACGGTGCTGCGATTCAACAGCGCCGAGTTGTATCTGGCACTGAACAAGGATGTGCCGGACGAGCTTGTGGCCAAGCTGCAAGCAGCGCTGGATCAGCTACGCAAGGAAGGCGTGGTGGATGACATCATGGCGAAGTATCTCTAG
- a CDS encoding divergent polysaccharide deacetylase family protein: MRLRLLIGLLCCLAGAAHADPAKTTPHKAYLTLIIDDLGQNLPRDRRVLALPGPVTTAIMPDTPHAAEFAREAHKAGKIVILHMPMDPATGPFAWHPDLPIEELEKRLDAAFKAVPYTAGINNHMGSRMTAQQPAMAWLMAELQRRHKFFVDSRTSAQTVAAAEAQKIGLASLSRDVFLDDERTEAAIFTQLQTAISLAHKQGSAVMIGHPYPQTLAVLERELPKLKAQGIDWIDIRLMISVRGNRATAGHGKDGVYR; the protein is encoded by the coding sequence ATGCGCCTGCGGTTGCTAATCGGCTTGCTGTGCTGTCTGGCGGGTGCTGCTCACGCGGATCCCGCCAAGACCACGCCGCACAAGGCCTACCTGACGCTGATCATCGATGACCTGGGGCAGAACCTGCCCCGGGATCGTCGCGTGCTGGCCCTGCCCGGCCCGGTGACCACGGCGATCATGCCCGACACTCCCCACGCCGCCGAGTTTGCACGCGAAGCCCATAAAGCCGGCAAGATCGTCATCCTGCACATGCCCATGGACCCGGCCACCGGCCCGTTCGCCTGGCACCCCGACCTGCCCATCGAAGAGCTCGAAAAACGCCTGGATGCGGCGTTCAAGGCCGTGCCCTATACCGCTGGCATCAACAACCACATGGGCAGCCGCATGACCGCCCAGCAACCGGCCATGGCCTGGCTGATGGCAGAATTGCAGCGCCGGCATAAATTCTTCGTTGATAGCCGCACCAGCGCGCAAACCGTTGCCGCGGCCGAGGCGCAGAAGATCGGGCTGGCGAGTCTTTCGCGGGATGTGTTTCTCGATGACGAGCGCACTGAAGCGGCGATCTTCACGCAGTTGCAGACGGCGATCAGCCTGGCACACAAGCAGGGCTCGGCGGTGATGATCGGGCATCCGTACCCACAGACGCTGGCGGTGCTGGAGCGTGAATTGCCCAAGCTCAAGGCTCAGGGCATCGACTGGATTGATATCAGGTTGATGATCAGCGTGCGCGGCAATCGGGCGACGGCCGGGCATGGCAAGGATGGCGTGTACCGCTAA
- a CDS encoding S41 family peptidase — translation MLHLSRLTSLALTIALVIGAPLAFAAQPAPAAAPAVAPAGTAATTKAPLPLEELRTFAEVMDRIKAAYVEPVDDKTLLENAIKGMLSNLDPHSAYLGPEDFTELQESTSGEFGGLGIEVGAEDGFIKVVSPIDDTPASKAGIQAGDFIVKINGAPTRGQTMTEAVDKMRGKIGQKITLTLVRDGGTPFDVTLARAIIQVKSVKSQLLESGYGYIRITQFQVKTGEEVSKALAKLRKDNGKKLNGIVLDLRNNPGGVLQAAVEVVDHFITKGLIVYTKGRIANSELRFSATGKDESEAVPMVVLINGGSASASEIVAGALQDHKRAVLMGTTSFGKGSVQTVLPLNNDRALKITTALYFTPNGRSIQAQGIVPDIEVRKAKITNEQDSDYFKEADLQGHLGNGNGGADKPTGSGSKAKAMPQDDDYQLAQALSLLKGLSITSGR, via the coding sequence ATGCTGCATTTGTCCCGCCTTACCTCGCTGGCCCTGACGATCGCCCTGGTGATCGGCGCGCCTCTGGCGTTTGCCGCTCAACCTGCCCCGGCGGCCGCGCCAGCCGTTGCACCTGCGGGCACCGCTGCGACCACCAAGGCGCCGCTGCCTCTGGAAGAGTTGCGCACCTTTGCCGAGGTCATGGACCGGATCAAGGCTGCCTATGTCGAACCGGTTGACGACAAGACCCTGCTGGAAAACGCCATCAAAGGCATGCTCAGCAACCTCGATCCACACTCCGCCTACCTTGGCCCTGAAGACTTCACCGAGCTGCAGGAAAGCACCAGCGGCGAATTCGGCGGCCTGGGCATCGAAGTCGGCGCCGAGGACGGCTTCATCAAGGTTGTTTCGCCAATCGATGACACACCGGCGTCCAAGGCTGGCATCCAGGCGGGCGACTTCATCGTCAAGATCAACGGCGCGCCAACCCGTGGCCAGACCATGACTGAAGCCGTGGACAAGATGCGCGGCAAGATCGGCCAGAAAATCACCCTGACCCTGGTGCGCGACGGCGGTACGCCGTTCGACGTGACCCTGGCCCGCGCCATCATCCAGGTGAAGAGCGTGAAGAGCCAGTTGCTGGAATCGGGCTACGGCTACATCCGCATCACGCAGTTCCAGGTCAAGACCGGCGAAGAAGTCTCCAAGGCCCTGGCCAAGCTGCGCAAGGACAACGGCAAGAAGCTCAACGGCATCGTTCTCGACCTGCGTAACAACCCCGGCGGCGTGCTGCAGGCAGCGGTGGAAGTGGTCGACCACTTCATCACCAAAGGCCTGATCGTCTACACCAAGGGCCGCATCGCCAACTCCGAGCTGCGTTTCTCCGCCACCGGCAAGGACGAAAGCGAAGCCGTGCCGATGGTCGTGCTGATCAACGGCGGCAGCGCCTCGGCCTCCGAGATTGTTGCCGGCGCCTTGCAGGACCACAAGCGCGCTGTGCTGATGGGCACCACCAGTTTCGGTAAAGGCTCGGTTCAGACCGTGCTGCCGCTGAACAACGACCGCGCCCTGAAGATCACCACCGCGCTGTACTTCACGCCGAACGGCCGCTCGATCCAGGCCCAGGGCATTGTGCCGGACATCGAAGTGCGCAAGGCCAAGATCACCAACGAGCAAGACAGCGACTACTTCAAGGAAGCTGATTTGCAGGGTCACCTGGGCAATGGTAACGGCGGCGCCGACAAACCGACCGGTTCCGGCAGCAAGGCCAAGGCCATGCCGCAAGACGACGACTACCAACTGGCCCAGGCCCTGAGCCTGCTCAAAGGGCTGAGCATCACCTCTGGCCGCTGA